A stretch of Pseudomonas taetrolens DNA encodes these proteins:
- a CDS encoding PQQ-dependent dehydrogenase, methanol/ethanol family, which yields MSQIGLAVPLVSRTAPLGVPLKALWVALALSLSSAPAWAQDMPANVDGQRIIAADKEPGNWMSTGRTYDEQRYSPLKNISDQNVDQLGLAWSYKLDLDRGVEATPIVVDGVMYTTGPFSVVYALDARDGKLIWKYDPQSDRNRAGEACCDAVNRGVAVWKGKVYVGVLDGRLEAIDAKTGQRVWSVDTRSDHTRSYTITGAPRVVNGKVVIGNGGAEFGVRGYVTAYDAETGKQAWRFYTVPGDPKLPPENKAMAIAAKTWHGDAFVEQGGGGTAWDSFAFDPDLNLLYIGVGNGSMWDPKWRSQAKGDNLFLSSIVAVNADTGEYVWHYQTTPGDAWDYTATQHMILAELPIDGKPRKVLMQAPKNGFFYVIDRATGELLSAKGIVPQSWTKGMDMKTGRPIVDDENAAYWKDGKRKLVTPAFWGAHDWQPMSYNPNTGLVYIPAHIMSAYYEHIPEAPKRNPFKSMYQLGVRTGMMPEHAEGLLEMAKGWTGKLIAWDPVKQQPAWEVPYVTIFNGGTLSTAGNLVFEGSADGRVIAYAADTGKKLWEQPAASGVMAAPITYSVDGEQYVTFMAGWGGAFSTFAGALSQRAGVQPFSQVLTYKLGGTARLNEPAPPADTPKPPPLSADTAAVEAGAKLYDGYCSQCHGIHAVSGGVLPDLRKLTEEKHQMFLGILYGGRVPDGMPSFADAFTPEQVDQVHQYLIKRSHDLQQEGGVWKTFSAQQ from the coding sequence ATGTCACAGATTGGCCTTGCCGTGCCTCTGGTTTCCCGGACCGCGCCTCTGGGCGTCCCCCTTAAAGCCCTATGGGTCGCATTGGCCCTCTCCCTGAGCAGTGCGCCGGCCTGGGCGCAGGACATGCCGGCCAACGTCGATGGTCAGCGCATCATTGCCGCCGATAAAGAGCCCGGTAACTGGATGAGTACCGGTCGCACCTACGACGAACAGCGTTATAGCCCGCTGAAGAACATCAGCGACCAGAACGTCGATCAGCTCGGGTTGGCATGGAGCTACAAGCTCGACCTGGACCGCGGCGTTGAAGCCACGCCCATCGTGGTCGACGGCGTCATGTACACCACCGGGCCCTTTTCGGTGGTCTACGCGCTGGACGCGCGTGACGGCAAGTTGATCTGGAAATATGACCCCCAGTCTGACCGCAACCGTGCGGGTGAGGCCTGCTGCGATGCGGTGAACCGTGGCGTGGCGGTGTGGAAGGGCAAGGTGTATGTCGGGGTCCTGGATGGCCGTCTGGAAGCCATTGATGCCAAGACCGGCCAGCGTGTCTGGTCGGTGGACACCCGGTCCGACCACACACGCAGCTACACCATCACCGGTGCGCCGCGGGTGGTCAACGGCAAGGTGGTGATCGGCAACGGCGGTGCCGAGTTTGGCGTGCGCGGTTATGTGACGGCCTATGACGCTGAAACCGGCAAGCAGGCCTGGCGCTTTTACACGGTGCCGGGCGACCCCAAGCTGCCACCTGAAAACAAGGCCATGGCCATTGCCGCCAAGACCTGGCACGGCGATGCGTTCGTCGAGCAGGGCGGTGGCGGCACCGCCTGGGACTCCTTCGCCTTCGACCCGGACTTGAACCTGCTGTACATCGGCGTGGGCAACGGCTCGATGTGGGATCCGAAGTGGCGTAGCCAGGCCAAGGGCGACAACCTGTTCCTGTCCTCGATTGTCGCGGTCAATGCCGACACGGGTGAATACGTCTGGCACTACCAGACCACACCGGGCGATGCCTGGGACTACACCGCCACCCAACACATGATCCTCGCCGAGCTGCCGATTGACGGCAAGCCACGCAAGGTGCTGATGCAGGCGCCGAAGAACGGATTCTTCTACGTGATCGACCGGGCCACGGGCGAGTTGCTGTCGGCCAAGGGCATCGTGCCGCAGAGCTGGACCAAAGGCATGGACATGAAAACCGGGCGCCCGATCGTGGATGACGAAAACGCCGCCTACTGGAAGGACGGCAAGCGCAAGTTGGTCACCCCGGCGTTCTGGGGCGCCCACGACTGGCAGCCGATGTCTTACAACCCGAATACCGGGCTGGTGTATATCCCGGCGCACATCATGTCGGCCTATTACGAACACATTCCCGAGGCACCGAAGCGCAATCCGTTCAAGAGCATGTACCAACTGGGCGTGCGCACCGGGATGATGCCTGAGCATGCAGAAGGGCTGCTGGAAATGGCCAAAGGCTGGACGGGCAAGCTGATTGCCTGGGACCCGGTCAAGCAGCAACCTGCCTGGGAAGTGCCCTACGTCACTATTTTCAACGGTGGCACGCTGAGCACGGCCGGCAACCTGGTGTTTGAAGGCAGTGCCGACGGCCGGGTCATCGCTTATGCGGCGGACACCGGAAAGAAACTCTGGGAGCAACCGGCGGCCAGCGGTGTCATGGCTGCACCGATTACCTACAGCGTCGACGGTGAGCAATACGTCACCTTCATGGCAGGCTGGGGCGGTGCCTTTTCGACCTTTGCCGGCGCCTTGTCGCAGCGGGCCGGGGTACAGCCTTTTTCTCAGGTGCTGACCTACAAACTGGGGGGGACCGCCCGGCTTAACGAGCCCGCACCGCCCGCCGATACTCCGAAACCCCCACCGCTGAGCGCTGACACCGCCGCAGTGGAAGCCGGTGCGAAGCTTTATGACGGCTACTGCTCGCAGTGTCACGGGATCCATGCCGTCAGCGGTGGTGTGCTGCCGGACCTGCGCAAGCTCACGGAAGAAAAACACCAGATGTTCCTCGGCATTCTCTATGGCGGCCGGGTGCCCGATGGCATGCCGTCGTTTGCTGACGCCTTCACCCCGGAGCAGGTGGATCAGGTCCATCAATACCTGATCAAACGTAGCCACGACCTGCAGCAGGAAGGTGGTGTCTGGAAAACCTTCAGCGCCCAGCAATAG